GCCCGACATAGTTAAGATATATCTCCACCTCTGTGGTGCGGTCTGCACCTTTTCCTTGTGGCTCGTGAACCAGAATTTTGTCGATAAATTCATTTATCATGGCAGGAGTAAGTTCTGTAATGTTCTCATACTTTTTGACCAGCTTTAGAAAACGCTCCACATTATTTTGACCGCCTATAATCCGTTGCATATCAGCGGTGTCAGTCTCAATAATCTTGTTCAGCTCGTTCTGCTCATTTTCATAATCAGTAAGCATACTCTGAAAAAGTCTGTCCGGCAATCTTCCAATCACATTATCTTCATAGATTTTCCTGATAAGCATATCCAGTTCGTGAACTCGCTTCTGATTTCTTTCAATGCGGTTTTTTACAGTTTCAGAAACAGCAATATCTTTCATCGCCGATTCTTCTTGCAGAGAATAGACAAACTCCTGCTCATTCAAAGAAACATAATGGCAAGTCTCCTGTATGGTTTTCAGAATGATGCTTTTAAGTGCTTTTGTTGAAATATGGTGGCAAGTACAGTGACGATCATACTTCTGATAAGCAAGATTATAAGTGGAACATTCATAACAATCTGCCGGATTGGAATAACTTGTCCTTTTTTCGCCTTTGGCAGTATAGTATATTCTTTCTCGCCCTTTCCGCTGCCTGTGATTATACATCGGCGCACCACAATCAGCACAGTAAATCTTTCCAGTCAGAACATTAGGCTCGCCCATAGGATCTGCTTTTCTTACATTCTGTCTTAACTTTTGAGCAAGCAGCCATGTTTCTTCATCGACAATAGGCTCTTGTGTATCATCAAAAACCACCCAATCTTCCTTGTCTGCCCTTTTCGTCTTTTTGTCCTTATAGGAATTTTTGAATGTCCTGAAGTTGACAGTCTTTCCGATATACTCTGGTCGGGCAATCAGAGTAGTAACCTGATTTCCTCGCCACATATACGGATTTTCTTTGTCATAGTTGCTTGCATGATTTCCAAGTCCCTTTTTTCCAAGATAATAAGACGGTCTTTCTATTTTTTCTTCTGAAAGTTCTCTTGCTATCTGATAAGGTCCTTTTCCCTCAATAGTCATGCGATAAATTCTGCGGACTACTTCAGCAGCTTCTTCATCAATAATCCAATGGTCGGGGTTTTCGGGGTCTTTCAAATAGCCGTATGGTGGGATATTACTTGTATGAGCGTTGCCGGAAGAACCTCTGGATTTCAGTACAGCTTTAATTTTCTTACTTGTGTCCCTGACAAACCACTCATTCATGATATTCAGAAAAGGGGCAAACTCACTGGTTTCTTGACGGTCACTGTCAATACCATTATTGATTGCTATAAATCGAACTTCCTTTTCTCTAAACAGAATGTCAGTGAAAAAACCTACTTGCAGATGATCTCTGCCGATTCTGGACATATCCTTGCAGATACAGGCAGTGATTTCTCCGTTTTTAACACCTTCAACAAGTCTGTTCCATGAAGGTCTGTCAAAGGTCGCTCCACTCCAACCATCATCGGTAAAATGAACAAGATTCGTAAAGCCATGTTTTATAGCATAATCTTCAAGCATTTGCTTTTGATGAACGATACTGTTACTCTCTCCAGCATTATCATCATCACGAGACAGTCTTTCATACAAAGCAGTAATGCCATTGCTTTTATCTTTTTTTCTTCTCATGCTGAACTCCTTTCTTCAATTCCTATCCACTCCTTACGCTCACAAAATATCACATCTTATAAAGGATTGTGGAGAGTGGATTTTACCGTGAAAGAGTTCTAATGGATGTTTACTTTATGGTAAATGATTTTATTTCTTTTGATGGGAGGTGTTACATTGTATCCTGTGAGTGAAGCATTCCTGCAAGCTGTGCAGGAGAACACAAGGGAGTACCGATGGACCGGAAAAATTACGACAGCAAAGGGGGTAACATATGAGTTTGGTCCTGAACAGATTGTAAAAGGCAGCGGTTATATCACAAGGTCATGTTGTGGAAATAATGAGATAGAACTTGGATCAGTGTATGCATCAGAGATGAAAGTGACATTATTTTTGGATGTTGATCGATATTCGATGGAAAATGCTTGTATGGAACTTTTTTATTCTATAAAGTTGCCAGACAGAAGCTGGGAGAAGATTCCGATGGGAATTTTTGAAATTAGTGAGGCAAATCGCAAAATTAAGATGATTGAACTGGCGGGATATGACTATATGCTCAGGTTTGAAAAATCAGTAGCTATGGATTCATCCAGTGGAACACCGTATGAATTCCTACATTTTGCTTGTGAAAAATGCGGCGTGGAAATGGCTCAGTCGGAAGCAGAGATTGCTGAATTACCGAACGGAACAGAACTGCTTGGAATATATCCAGATGGAAATGTGGAGAGTTATAGGGATTTGATTTATTATGTGGCACAAGTGCTTGGCTGTGTCTGCCAGATTAACAGATCTGGCAAGCTGGAGCTAATAGCTTATGGTAATCAGCCTGTGGCGGAGTTTACAGCAAGACACAGGTTTTCCAGTTCCTATTCAGATTTTGTGACAAAGTATACGGCAGTGTATTCAACAGATGAGGTAAATGCAAAGTCTGAATATTACTGTCTGGATCCGGATGATGGACTGACAATGAATTTGGGAATAAATCCACTTCTGCAGTACGGTATGCAGAAAACGAGAGAGGAAATCATAACAAATATTTTGAATGCCATTTCTGTGGTAAATTATGTTCCTTTTGATTCGGAGACAATCGGTAACCCAGCATTAGATCCGATGGATGTGGTACGATTTTCAGAAGCACATGCGGATGATAAGAAAATTAGTTGTATTACAGGAATTACTTGCCGGATTAATGGAAAACAGACATTAAAAGGGGTAGGAAAAAATCCACTTCTTGCATCATCAAAGAGTAAGGCTGACAAGAATATAATTGGACTTTTAAACCAAGTAGAGGTAAGTAAGTTCGTGATTTGTGCTTACGAGAATGCATCGGAGTTTGTTATTGGAGAAGAAGAAATTCGAATTGTGAATGTAACCTTCGCTTCGATTGAGTCTACCAGTGCAGTGTTTTTAGGAAATGTAAACTGCGTGATAAAGGCAGAGGATGAAACAGCGATGGAAAGCTACACGGTGAGCCATC
This window of the Mediterraneibacter gnavus ATCC 29149 genome carries:
- a CDS encoding recombinase family protein, encoding MRRKKDKSNGITALYERLSRDDDNAGESNSIVHQKQMLEDYAIKHGFTNLVHFTDDGWSGATFDRPSWNRLVEGVKNGEITACICKDMSRIGRDHLQVGFFTDILFREKEVRFIAINNGIDSDRQETSEFAPFLNIMNEWFVRDTSKKIKAVLKSRGSSGNAHTSNIPPYGYLKDPENPDHWIIDEEAAEVVRRIYRMTIEGKGPYQIARELSEEKIERPSYYLGKKGLGNHASNYDKENPYMWRGNQVTTLIARPEYIGKTVNFRTFKNSYKDKKTKRADKEDWVVFDDTQEPIVDEETWLLAQKLRQNVRKADPMGEPNVLTGKIYCADCGAPMYNHRQRKGRERIYYTAKGEKRTSYSNPADCYECSTYNLAYQKYDRHCTCHHISTKALKSIILKTIQETCHYVSLNEQEFVYSLQEESAMKDIAVSETVKNRIERNQKRVHELDMLIRKIYEDNVIGRLPDRLFQSMLTDYENEQNELNKIIETDTADMQRIIGGQNNVERFLKLVKKYENITELTPAMINEFIDKILVHEPQGKGADRTTEVEIYLNYVGQFQVPVEQHEPTEEERIAAEKEAERLRRKRESNRKYMKKIREKSKEFAEHERIAEEKSSDSNVCVEQNATSKSNRQKVKGEKIA